A stretch of the Kazachstania africana CBS 2517 chromosome 12, complete genome genome encodes the following:
- the PIN4 gene encoding Pin4p (similar to Saccharomyces cerevisiae PIN4 (YBL051C); ancestral locus Anc_7.370), with amino-acid sequence MSTEDTERMLDRDDISMSGDDVIPNAIVIKNIPFAVKKEQLLDIISDMCLPLPYAFNYHFDNGIFRGLAFANFTTPDETMLVIENLNGKEINGRKLKVEYKKLLPQAERERIEREKREKRGQLEEQHRSASNLSLNSLTTTNNVSSSTQLFANFINGSTTSSAVPSGVTGAATSVLSQQQQQQQQQQQQQPLLSAQSTSNSLSHHFMKNPSQSFGNISQQQNLLTTERYYAPLPSATTVPIPPQQLDFNDPDTLEIYSQLLLFKDKDKYYHELAYPIGLSANHKRIINVLCSFMNLVEIYDPRFVIIRRKILDSANLQSHLQQQGQLPMMHPLQPNSTGGSLNRSHSYTSLLQAHASAAAAAINSSNTSTTTHNNVNDINNHNNNNNSTMATPGTTSNNTTVGLLNNAANTLPTNNNNNSNSASSTPKSSYYMLQQPQSLNSAAHSLLNQSQQQQQQQQQQQQQQQQSPIFANPEQQQSATQQQTLMRQQATMTPSSRIPSGYTSSTLISQMNPLLRSSNVMSPNSRIMLPQNTNGSIHSYHDADDNELEHHLSRSLSGLDLTNAKKNVW; translated from the coding sequence ATGTCTACTGAGGATACTGAGAGGATGCTGGATCGAGATGACATCTCGATGAGTGGTGACGATGTCATTCCAAACGCTATAGTGATTAAGAACATCCCATTTGCCGTCAAGAAAGAACAACTTTTGGATATCATTAGTGATATGTGTTTGCCTTTGCCTTATGCGTTCAACTACCATTTTGATAATGGTATCTTTAGAGGTCTGGCATTTGCTAATTTCACCACACCCGACGAAACTATGCTTGTTATCGAGAATCTCAATggtaaagaaattaatggcagaaaattgaaagttgaatacaagaaattgttACCACAAgcagaaagagaaagaataGAAAGAGAGAAGCGTGAAAAGAGAGGCCAACTCGAAGAACAACATCGCTCTgcatcaaatttatcactAAATTCCTTAACCACAACAAACAACGTCTCTTCCTCTACGCAGTTATTCGCAAATTTCATCAACGGTAGCACTACTTCTTCAGCGGTTCCGTCTGGCGTTACAGGTGCCGCCACATCGGTTTTGTCccaacagcaacaacaacaacaacaacagcagcagcagcagccCTTACTATCAGCACAGAGCACTTCGAATTCTTTGTCGCATCATTTCATGAAAAATCCTTCCCAATCGTTTGGTAATATTTCTCAgcaacaaaatttattgacCACAGAACGTTACTATGCTCCTTTACCTTCTGCTACTACAGTCCCTATCCCCCCTCAACAGTTAGATTTTAATGACCCCGACACTTTGGAAATTTATTCTCAATTGCTACTattcaaagataaagataaatatTATCACGAATTAGCATACCCAATAGGACTCTCGGCAAATCATAAACGTATTATCAACGTCCTTTGTTCCTTCATGAACCTGGTGGAAATCTATGACCCTAGATTCGTTatcattagaagaaaaatcttAGATTCTGCAAATTTACAATCCCATTTACAACAACAAGGTCAATTACCAATGATGCATCCCTTGCAACCAAATTCAACAGGTGGTTCTTTGAATAGATCACATTCATATACCAGTCTCTTGCAAGCTCATGCGTCCGCCGCGGCAGCAGCAATCAATTCTTCCAATACATCTACCACTACCCACAATAATGTCAACGATATAAATAATCAtaacaataacaacaaCTCTACCATGGCCACTCCCGGGACAACTTCCAACAATACAACGGTAGGGTTACTAAATAATGCCGCAAATACCCTACCAACaaacaataacaataatagcAACAGTGCGTCGTCTACTCCAAAATCTTCCTACTATATGCTACAACAACCACAATCTCTAAACTCTGCCGCACACTCACTCTTAAATCAATcgcaacaacaacaacaacaacaacaacaacaacaacaacaacaacaacagtcTCCAATTTTTGCAAACCCAGAACAACAACAATCTGCGACACAACAGCAGACATTAATGAGACAACAAGCTACAATGACTCCATCTTCAAGAATTCCCTCCGGTTATACTTCATCAACTTTAATCTCACAAATGAACCCTTTATTAAGAAGCTCAAATGTAATGTCTCCAAATTCAAGAATAATGTTACCACAAAATACAAATGGTTCTATTCATTCCTACCATGATGCAGATGATAACGAACTAGAACATCATTTGTCTCGCTCTTTAAGTGGATTGGACTTAACGAACGCCAAGAAAAATGTCTGGTAA
- the SAS3 gene encoding histone acetyltransferase (similar to Saccharomyces cerevisiae SAS3 (YBL052C); ancestral locus Anc_7.371), which yields MKFSAWKLPRDYEKANLLNDNVRFIPNGSDEVETGDGVCLLPRLIKIRYDPLKLLNNFELSSSTVQDYLNTDISYLDEELLRPVNEIYYRAVYPYKKDYMIKRTTPTLQDKQFFNDLLIQSNLSRFFNANISLTFPQALSKIPKNSKLMIKPIKASNVKYIFINNSEIRTLYPSPFPEHINTNQIVHICENCLSYFSSRFTYNRHRVKCQGKKPCGTEIYKDGSLSIFEIDGRIFPKYCKKLCLLSICFLKSKTLYHEVEPFIFYSLYVDDNFVGYFSKEKLNSTDYNLSCILTLPTFRRMGYGNLLMEFSYLLSKREFKLGTPEKPLSDLGLVTYRNFWKCKIAEVLIDLRNEFGDSFNVTLEEIGSLCGFLPTDVIFGLEQLSVLYRRSDSFMIYVDNWTRIEKINERWMNKNRQSLKVENLIWKPVIFGPTSGVNAVNYNMVEPLSSNIDFDFFNNSISELVNFMSDDIKESRDIEVTTMEKIREKNGTGEKSAVDIEDGWELCFKDKATLTHPITSAPKRNIPKAVVEELPGLLDEVIDDRSDEDKPEEAIEDEDEEYKEDEMSGDDVEDEEAEEEDVFEEEEEEEEEEEEEEEEEREESLPSDTSDSETSFVSFEE from the coding sequence atgaaatttaGTGCTTGGAAACTGCCCAGAGACTACGAAAAGGCCAATTTGTTGAACGATAATGTTCGATTCATACCAAATGGCAGTGATGAGGTGGAAACAGGCGATGGTGTATGCTTGTTACCGAGATTGATCAAAATACGTTATGATCCATTGAAActattaaataattttgaattgtCGTCTTCAACTGTACAAGATTATCTGAACACGGATATCAGTTACTTAGATGAGGAATTGCTGCGGCCTGtaaatgaaatatattATCGTGCAGTATACCCTTACAAGAAAGATTATATGATAAAACGTACAACGCCAACTTTACAagataaacaatttttcaatgaccTATTAATACAATCAAACTTATCAAGATTCTTCAATGCGAACATATCACTCACATTTCCACAGGCCCTTTCTAAGATTcctaaaaattcaaaactCATGATAAAACCCATTAAGGCATCAAACGTAAAGtacatttttatcaataatagCGAAATCAGGACTCTATATCCAAGTCCGTTCCCAGAACATATCAATACAAACCAAATTGTGCATATTTGTGAAAATTGTTTGAGCTACTTCTCCTCAAGATTCACCTATAACAGGCATAGGGTTAAATGTCAAGGCAAGAAGCCCTGTGGAACAGAGATTTATAAAGATGGCTCTTTAtcaatctttgaaatagaTGGACGCATATTCccaaaatattgtaaaaaattGTGCCTACTATCGATTTGTTTTTTGAAATCGAAAACTCTATATCATGAAGTGGAACCgtttatattttattcacTTTATGTGGACGATAATTTTGTAGGCTACttttcaaaggaaaaattaaactCTACAGACTATAATTTAAGTTGTATACTGACACTGCCGACATTCAGAAGAATGGGGTACGGTAATCTATTAATGGAATTCTCATATCTATTATCAAAGAGGGAATTCAAGTTGGGCACTCCTGAAAAACCACTGTCTGATCTTGGTTTAGTAACTTACAGAAATTTCTGGAAGTGTAAGATTGCTGAAGTACTCATTGATTTAAGGAATGAGTTTGGCGATTCCTTTAATGTAAcattagaagaaattggTTCGTTGTGTGGGTTTCTACCAACTGATGTCATATTTGGTCTTGAACAATTGAGTGTTCTATATCGAAGAAGTGATAGTTTCATGATATACGTGGATAACTGGacaagaattgaaaaaataaatgaaagGTGGATGAATAAAAATCGACAGTCATTAAAAGTAGAAAACCTAATATGGAAACCCGTAATCTTTGGACCTACTTCTGGTGTTAATGCTGTCAATTACAACATGGTTGAGCCGCTAAGTAgtaatattgattttgattttttcaataatagtATCTCTGAACTAGTAAATTTCATGAGTGACGATATTAAAGAATCAAGAGACATTGAGGTGACGACGATGGAAAAGATAAGGGAGAAAAATGGTACCGGTGAAAAATCGGCAGTGGATATAGAGGATGGATGGGAGCTATGCTTCAAAGACAAGGCAACTCTGACACATCCAATAACTTCCGCTCCAAAGAGAAACATCCCAAAGGCTGTTGTAGAAGAGCTTCCTGGTCTTCTGGATGAGGTGATAGATGATAGGAGTGACGAAGACAAACCCGAGGAAGCGATTGAAgatgaggatgaagaaTACAAGGAAGATGAGATGAGCGGAGACGatgttgaagatgaagaagctgaagaagaggatgtctttgaagaagaagaagaagaagaagaggaagaagaagaagaagaagaagaagaaagagaagaatcTCTGCCGAGCGATACCAGTGACTCTGAAACTAGTTTTGtatcatttgaagaatag
- the TOD6 gene encoding Tod6p (similar to Saccharomyces cerevisiae YBL054W and DOT6 (YER088C); ancestral locus Anc_7.372), which translates to MPAPKSALSSVTTSHASKSSLNHHVGLYNNVTMKSTQDSLPIINTPEPRNNILSSSNDYSNDSRSSTVSNENLISINTNNSKNPSSWDPKDDILLRHLKEVKNFGWKEIANYFQNRTPNACQFRWRRLKSGNLKSNKTALIDVNNYNAIINALDKGSNLDEFVKENSHSGSPSNALLISPYSSNISVSNFNATKPPKVDGNPSLNLIVPSINHVQTVSTTVAMKHSNSNGATYSNTKFLKPRSYSHSVTTRPKLSQPVSFKSSFKTNDDPTPDEENIGFIPKIIVRSRRSSFTPHYSSPNLTTALNTTLVNSKSRKNSFSVYSRRSSFNFSSNNNSRKSSIINISNNLINQKKDSIIKAKELHQFPSTYTFFDKQIIKNHQSPSPSPYHHHPHNLNFYSPQQVWTVDEDQLLIENSIRNLSIKELSILLKEKSEVEIKSRINFLNDNKNGLLHSENIDPLHSDEAIEPIFNKNKITTNENRLPGFKNISNDVI; encoded by the coding sequence ATGCCAGCTCCAAAATCTGCTTTGAGCAGTGTCACCACGTCACATGCTTCAAAATCGTCGTTGAACCATCATGTGGGACTATATAATAATGTCACCATGAAATCTACTCAAGATTCATTACCTATTATTAATACACCAGAACCTCGTAACaatattctttcttcttctaatgaCTACTCCAACGATTCCAGATCTTCCACCGtaagtaatgaaaatttgatcaGTATTAATACCAATAATAGTAAAAATCCATCATCTTGGGATCCCAAAGATGATATACTATTAAGACATCTGAaagaagtgaaaaattttggttgGAAGGAAATTGCAAACTATTTCCAGAATAGAACTCCTAATGCGTGTCAATTTAGATGGAGAAGATTGAAATCTGGTAATTTAAAATCGAATAAAACCGCTTTAATTGATGTTAATAATTATAATGCAATCATTAACGCCCTAGATAAAGGTAGTAACCTTGACGAATTTGTTAAGGAAAATTCTCATTCGGGTAGCCCAAGTAACGCTTTATTAATAAGTCCATATTCTTCTAATATATCTGTGTCAAATTTTAATGCCACTAAGCCACCAAAAGTAGATGGTAATCCgtctttgaatttaataGTGCCATCTATCAATCATGTCCAAACAGTTAGTACTACGGTAGCAATGAAGCATTCAAATTCTAACGGTGCGACATATTCAAataccaaatttttaaagcCAAGATCATATTCTCATTCTGTAACGACTAGACCAAAGTTATCACAACCAGTGTCTTTTAAGTCATCCTTCAAGACAAACGATGATCCAACtccagatgaagaaaatattggcTTTATACCCAAAATTATCGTTAGATCAAGACGTAGCTCGTTCACTCCACATTATTCCTCACCAAATTTAACTACTGCGCTGAATACCACATTGGTGAACTCGAAATCGAGGaagaattcattttctgtctattcaagaagatcatctttcaatttttcgaGCAATaacaattcaagaaaatcttctattatcaatatttctaataatttgataaaccaaaagaaagattcaatCATCAAAGCAAAAGAGCTTCATCAATTCCCCTCAACTTatacattttttgataaacaaattataaaaaatcatcaaagTCCTTCTCCATCTCCATATCACCATCATCCACATAATCTGAATTTTTATTCACCACAACAGGTTTGGACCGTTGATGAAGACCAATTATTAATCGAAAACTCAATTAGAAATTTATCTATCAAAGagttatcaattttattaaagGAAAAATCAGAAGTTGAAATCAAATCcagaataaattttctgaatGATAACAAAAATGGATTACTTCattctgaaaatattgatccTTTGCATTCTGATGAAGCAATAGAGCCAATATTTAATAAGAATAAAATTACTACCAATGAAAATAGGTTACCTGGCTTTaagaatatttcaaatgatgtTATATAG
- the KAFR0L01630 gene encoding 3'-5'-exodeoxyribonuclease (similar to Saccharomyces cerevisiae YBL055C; ancestral locus Anc_7.373) gives MNHIKSSILRAMPMKYYDIGFNIVDPMFQGVYHGRKSHDSDILHVLNRATRHNVKAALLTGSSIEESKETIQMASQLRDKTNMNLYYTIGVHPCCVNEFCNTKSQSSTIDNPSNDHDYNKLLHDTMWDDLSYPKAKLKELYELYESQLASSQYFRAIGEIGLDYDRLNYSCKDLQLLFFEEQLKISCLLGEKGDKLPLFLHMRNCGTDFIKILSKFIKGFTDNEDRFEMKKLINTNEPIVYRFHPERKFVVHSFTDTVEDMENLLNLSPNCYVGMNGASFRNDENIEAVKKVPIDRLLLETDAPWCEIKRTHSSYKYLQDYKMPFNSVKKDKLAKIEEIDWEEYMIKSRNEPCTMEQNAIVVSNIKNLELAKVAEVVWDTTCSIYGE, from the coding sequence ATGAACCATATAAAATCCAGTATACTAAGGGCTATGCCAATGAAATATTATGATATCGGATTTAATATAGTAGATCCTATGTTTCAAGGAGTCTACCATGGTAGGAAGTCTCACGATTCTGACATATTACACGTCCTTAATAGGGCTACAAGACATAATGTAAAAGCCGCTCTATTAACTGGCTCATCCATCGAGgaatcaaaagaaacaatCCAAATGGCCTCTCAGTTAAGGGATAAGACAAATATGAATCTTTATTACACGATAGGTGTCCATCCATGTTGTGTCAATGAGTTTTGTAACACCAAATCACAATCATCTACCATAGATAACCCTTCAAATGATCACGATTACAATAAACTGTTACACGATACTATGTGGGACGATTTATCGTATCCAAAAGCCAAGttaaaagaattatatGAACTCTATGAATCACAATTAGCCAGTTCACAGTATTTCAGAGCCATAGGAGAAATAGGTTTGGACTACGATAGATTGAATTATTCCTGCAAGGATTTGCAACTActcttttttgaagaacAGTTGAAGATATCCTGTTTATTGGGCGAAAAAGGTGACAAATTACCACTTTTCTTACATATGAGGAACTGCGGTACTGactttattaaaattttatcaaagttTATAAAGGGATTCACTGATAACGAAGATCGTTTCgaaatgaaaaaacttATTAACACCAATGAACCGATAGTGTATAGATTTCATCCAGAAAGAAAGTTTGTTGTACATTCCTTTACTGACACTGTTGAAGATATGGAGAATTTGCTAAATCTTTCTCCAAATTGTTACGTTGGAATGAATGGTGCATCATTCagaaatgatgaaaatatagaGGCAGTCAAAAAAGTTCCAATTGACAGATTATTACTGGAAACCGATGCACCTTGGTGTGAAATTAAGAGAACTCACTCATCTTATAAGTACCTACAAGATTATAAAATGCCTTTTAATTCtgtaaaaaaagataaattggCCAAAATAGAGGAAATAGACTGGGAGGAATATATGATAAAATCTAGAAATGAACCTTGTACCATGGAACAAAACGCTATCgttgtttcaaatatcaAGAATCTAGAATTAGCAAAAGTTGCAGAGGTAGTCTGGGACACGACATGTTCCATTTATGgtgaataa
- the PTC3 gene encoding type 2C protein phosphatase PTC3 (similar to Saccharomyces cerevisiae PTC3 (YBL056W) and PTC2 (YER089C); ancestral locus Anc_7.374): MGQILSNPIIDKEKQSGSDRLTGFGFCAIQGWRMTMEDAHINEQNVFHNDDSSIDHLALYGIFDGHGGDGVARYCGTKLVDIFRNQFCFNEYNCSKLKLSLIQTFLNTDIEIQNDTDLYNDHSGSTATVIVISEAHQNIICANAGDSRTVLAVDGWGKALSYDHKPSLLNETSRIVAANGFVEMDRVNGNLALSRAIGDFEFKSNSTLLPHEQIVTALPDILEHKINYDHDDFIILACDGIWDCLSSQECVDLVYYGINLGTMSLEDIASRIIDVCCSPTTEGTGIGCDNMSVTIVALLKQGETVDQWFTRVRGKKTESPTSFENRRKMVFSYYNFTDDETIFDVTTKPPEQNSQEHTKELSNKPEYSNPTRNPINLFSIESLLEAGLEISRAQQPQQFFHGSALADMLHSLSDAAAGETLPYDDTDNDADHHLDETDTKLEELE; encoded by the coding sequence ATGGGACAGATACTATCGAATCCAATAATTGACAAGGAAAAGCAGTCTGGATCAGATCGTTTGACGGGCTTTGGGTTCTGTGCCATACAGGGTTGGAGAATGACTATGGAGGACGCACATATAAACGAACAAAACGTCTTTCACAATGATGATTCATCCATCGATCATTTGGCATTGTATGGTATATTCGATGGACATGGTGGCGATGGTGTGGCACGATATTGTGGTACCAAGTTGGTAGATATTTTCCGGAATCAATTTTGCttcaatgaatataattGTTCTAAGTTGAAATTATCTCTGATACAAACTTTTTTGAATACAGATATTGAGATTCAAAATGATACTGATTTGTATAATGATCACAGTGGGTCTACTGCGACGGTGATTGTCATTTCAGAGGctcatcaaaatattatttgtGCCAATGCTGGTGATTCCAGAACCGTTTTGGCAGTAGATGGATGGGGCAAAGCATTATCATACGACCACAAACCTTCTTTGTTGAATGAAACTTCGAGAATAGTAGCAGCAAATGGGTTTGTCGAAATGGATCGTGTTAATGGGAACTTGGCACTTTCACGAGCCATCggagattttgaatttaaatcaaattctaCTCTTTTACCCCATGAACAAATTGTTACCGCCTTACCAGATATCCTTGAACATAAAATTAATTATGACCATGATGATTTTATAATACTGGCATGTGATGGTATCTGGGATTGTTTGTCTTCACAAGAATGCGTCGATTTAGTCTATTATGGTATAAATTTGGGTACTATGTCATTGGAAGATATTGCATCAAGAATAATCGATGTTTGTTGTTCACCAACAACGGAAGGGACAGGAATTGGCTGTGATAATATGAGTGTCACAATCGTAGCATTGTTGAAGCAAGGGGAGACGGTGGATCAATGGTTCACAAGAGTGAGAGGTAAGAAGACGGAGAGTCCGacttcttttgaaaatagaagGAAAATGGTTTTCAgttattataattttacTGATGATGAGACCATATTCGATGTCACAACAAAGCCACCTGAACAGAATAGCCAAGAACATACTAAAGAACTGTCAAATAAACCAGAGTATTCAAATCCTACTAGAAATCCAATAAACTTATTTTCTATTGAGTCATTATTGGAGGCGGGTCTTGAGATTAGCAGGGCACAGCAACCTcagcaattttttcatgGATCAGCTCTAGCTGATATGTTACATTCGTTAAGTGATGCTGCTGCAGGTGAGACCCTTCCTTATGACGATACTGATAACGATGCAGACCATCATTTAGATGAAACAGATACTAAGCTTGAAGAACTTGAATAG
- the PTH2 gene encoding aminoacyl-tRNA hydrolase (similar to Saccharomyces cerevisiae PTH2 (YBL057C); ancestral locus Anc_7.376) gives MPQYTTGIPFLFGIAAASLATGYYLGQTIPKLTPTVPKKPSSKTVKVEDIDGDGEEDEDEEESDYEIDSTNLNNMPGEVRMALVIRQDLKMEKGKIAAQCAHAALSCYRLITNPNKQSYNAELCNRWLNHGQAKITLKCPNKEVMDELYAMALSLGVNATVIHDAGRTQIAAGSTTVLGLGPAPKSVLDQITGDLKLY, from the coding sequence ATGCCTCAATATACGACGGGTATACCATTTCTATTTGGTATAGCAGCTGCGTCATTAGCTACAGGTTACTACCTCGGTCAAACGATTCCAAAACTGACTCCTACGGTTCCAAAGAAGCCCTCGAGCAAAACTGTTAAAGTCGAAGATATTGATGGCGATGGtgaagaagacgaagacgaagaagaatcaGACTATGAAATAGACTCTACAAACTTAAATAATATGCCTGGGGAAGTTAGAATGGCTCTTGTCATCAGAcaggatttgaaaatggaaaaagGTAAGATTGCGGCACAATGTGCCCACGCTGCGCTATCTTGTTACCGTTTGATAACGAATCCAAATAAGCAATCGTACAATGCAGAACTATGTAACAGATGGTTGAACCATGGTCAAGCAAAGATTACCTTGAAATGCCCTAATAAAGAGGTTATGGATGAACTTTACGCCATGGCTCTATCTCTCGGAGTGAACGCAACCGTGATCCATGATGCTGGTAGAACCCAAATTGCTGCTGGAAGTACTACAGTTCTTGGCTTAGGTCCTGCTCCTAAATCTGTTTTGGATCAAATTACCGGTGActtaaaattatattaa
- the SHP1 gene encoding protein phosphatase regulator SHP1 (similar to Saccharomyces cerevisiae SHP1 (YBL058W); ancestral locus Anc_7.377) codes for MSDQSQDIEQFVSLTSTSSGVAKQYIEAFGGLESALNAYYADQMESKDVRHDRETSMEKPRPLSESPLPAASNSSHSNDSMKRSTNNSRFMSFSDMVRHNADEEDDEDKPRNTFAGGETSGLEVTDPTNNSDSLIKDLLEKAKRNAYEENESDSSSNKSSEHQFAGRGYRLGSTLGAPSQLADQPESKSRVQKVKREITFWKEGFQVGDGPLFRYDDPANSFYLNELNQGRAPLNLLNVELGQEVDVSIFKKLDESYRPPKRKLGGFHGEGQRLGSPIPGEPSTPTLREEAPKTKEEVKEAPLKGDTSVQIRYATGKREVLRCFSTDKVQMIYDHIKKNTADIRNFTINHAFPVKAITDMNQTIEEADLANSVVVQRWA; via the coding sequence ATGTCTGATCAATCTCAAGATATTGAGCAATTCGTATCCCTTACAAGTACATCATCGGGCGTTGCTAAGCAATATATCGAAGCCTTTGGGGGATTAGAATCAGCTTTGAATGCCTACTATGCTGACCAGATGGAATCCAAAGATGTTAGACATGATCGAGAGACGTCAATGGAGAAACCAAGACCATTATCAGAGAGTCCACTTCCTGCAGCATCAAACTCATCGCATTCAAACGATTCTATGAAGAGGTCAACTAACAATTCCAGATTCATGAGTTTTTCTGATATGGTTAGACATAATgcagatgaagaagacgatGAGGATAAGCCTAGAAACACATTTGCAGGAGGTGAGACATCAGGTTTAGAGGTCACGGATCCAACAAATAATTCTGATTCTTTGATAAAGGATCTTCTGGAGAAGGCAAAGAGAAATGcttatgaagaaaatgaatctGATAGTAGCAGTAATAAGTCCAGTGAGCATCAATTTGCCGGTAGAGGCTACAGATTAGGGTCGACTTTAGGTGCACCAAGTCAACTAGCTGATCAACCTGAATCTAAATCAAGGGTGCAGAAGgtcaaaagagaaattacTTTCTGGAAAGAAGGGTTCCAAGTTGGTGATGGACCTCTTTTCCGTTACGATGATCCAGCAAATAGTTTCTACTTGAATGAGTTAAATCAAGGTAGAGCTCCATTGAACTTATTAAATGTGGAACTGGGCCAAGAAGTAGACGTTAgtattttcaagaaattggaCGAATCATACAGACCACCGAAGAGAAAATTAGGTGGTTTCCATGGTGAAGGTCAAAGATTGGGTTCGCCAATTCCTGGTGAGCCTTCAACTCCAACACTACGAGAAGAAGCTCCAAAgaccaaagaagaagtcaAAGAAGCTCCATTAAAAGGAGATACGTCTGTTCAAATCAGATATGCCACTGGTAAGAGGGAAGTCCTACGTTGCTTCTCAACAGATAAAGTGCAAATGATTTATGATCacatcaagaaaaatactGCAGATATAAGGAATTTCACCATTAACCATGCTTTCCCTGTGAAAGCAATCACTGATATGAACCAAACAATAGAAGAAGCAGATTTAGCCAATTCCGTGGTCGTTCAAAGGTGGGCATAA
- the IAI11 gene encoding Iai11p (similar to Saccharomyces cerevisiae YBL059W and YER093C-A; ancestral locus Anc_7.381) — protein sequence MSKSGVLQTPWGETLMVPEYKHRRKVQMIKFFGSALLTLASARYLQSKLKPVVIKTNPLQFYSGVRLANVRVDNRLLCSTVGGITGFTLGTLSMGVFGTCWHLDISSNDEFKKMLTDTKV from the coding sequence ATGTCGAAGTCAGGTGTGTTGCAAACACCATGGGGTGAGACTTTGATGGTACCAGAGTACAAGCATAGGAGAAAAGTACAGATGATCAAGTTTTTCGGTAGTGCACTATTGACATTGGCCTCAGCAAGATATCTTCAAAGTAAGCTAAAACCAGTAGTAATAAAAACTAACCCACTGCAATTTTACAGTGGAGTACGATTAGCAAATGTTAGAGTTGATAACAGGCTTCTATGTTCGACAGTGGGTGGTATTACAGGATTTACTCTCGGTACACTGTCGATGGGAGTATTTGGGACTTGCTGGCATTTGGATATTTCATCAAACGATGAGTTCAAGAAGATGCTTACTGATACTAAAGTCTAG
- the CMC2 gene encoding Cmc2p (similar to Saccharomyces cerevisiae YBL059C-A; ancestral locus Anc_7.382) yields the protein MHPQLEAERFQSCREVIEALNECHKKQFYKKMFGVCNNEEEAMNKCLKEASTTAVSKATIEKRDKRKTLEAKWKKTEDEENEEYKILQILLERAKHKKFGEDDGKK from the exons ATGCATCCACAACTTGAGGCCGAGAGATTTCAAT CATGTCGAGAGGTTATCGAGGCATTGAACGAATGCCACAAGAAACAATTCTATAAGAAAATGTTTGGAGTATGCAATAATGAGGAGGAGGCTATGAACAAATGCTTGAAAGAAGCTAGTACCACTGCAGTCAGCAAGGCTACAATTGAGAAGAGAGACAAAAGGAAGACTTTAGAAGCTAAATGGAAGAAGACAGAAGATgaggaaaatgaagaatacAAGATCTTGCAGATTTTGCTAGAAAGAGCAAAGCATAAGAAGTTTGGTGAAGATGATGGCAAGAAATGA